TGGCGATTGGACGACTTGGAATGAATGCAGCAAGTCATGCGGAACAGGAACACGTCAGAGGTCAAGAGAGGTCATCCAACAAAATGATTACAATGGAAAAGACTGTCCCGAGTTGGATGAGGAAATTGAATGCAATGAGCGTGAATGTCCAGTGCATTGTGAGGTAACAAGTGGGTTTGTCACGTACACAGAGCACAGCTTTGTCCATATGGCAGGGATTCTCCTCTATTTATCATgaacttttccaaaaaatatcaaacgttttaagtttttaaaatctaTCAGATCTGCACAAAAAAAAGGCTTTTTACTGCATTAAATGTCGGGTGATTTAGGTAGGACAATGGTCAAATTGGAGCGATTGTAGCACGTCATGTGGACTAGGGTCACGCCATAGAACAAGGCTTGTAATCAAAGAGAATAAATACGACGGAAATGAATGTCCAAGCTTAAAAGAAACAGCAGACTGTAATACAGGCGAATGCCCTGTTAATTGTCTGGTAAATATTTGACATGTTTTGAGTATCTTGCATTATTTTCACCATAATAGCGTACTTGTAGGTTGGCGATTGGACGACTTGGAATGAATGCAGCAAGTCATGCGGAACAGGAACACGTCAGAGGTCAAGAGAGGTCATCCAACAAAATGATTACAATGGAAAAGACTGTCCCGAGTTGGATGAGGAAATTGAATGCATTGAGCGTGAATGTCCAGTGCATTGTGAGGTAACAAGTGGGTTTGTCACGTACACAGAGCACAGCTTTGTCCATATGGCAGGGATTCTCCTCTATTTATCATgaacttttccaaaaaatatcaaacgttttaagtttttaaaatctatcagatctgcacaaaaaaaatgctttttactGCATTAAATGTCGGGTGATTTAGGTAGGACAATGGTCAAATTGGAGCGATTGTAGCACGTCATGTGGACTAGGATCACGCCATAGAACAAGGCGTGTAATCAGAGAAAATGAATACGATGGGAATGAATGTCCAAGCTTAAAAGAAACGGCAAACTGTAATGCAGGCGAATGCCCTGTTAATTGTCTGGTAAACATTTGACATGTTTTGACTATCTTGAGGTAAAAGGCGATTGTGAGGTAAAAGTCGATTGTGAGGTAAAAGGCGATTAGATCTAGTTAACACGCGTTTACAAGGACCACGACTATTATACGGTTAGATAGGCATTACGTCGGAAATAGGTCCAACTACTTTTTTCAGTGAAATGCGGTTTATGCTGTAGTTGGCCGGAAATGGTTTTGGGGCATTTTCTGTGGTAAACTGTTGAAGAACTTATTTTATGTTGCGTAGACGGGACCTTGGAAAGCGTGGGAGGAATGCACGGTCAGTTGTGGAGGGGGGAAAAGGGCAAGATACCGTGACGTCATCAAGAAAGCTGATTACAACGGAAAAGCATGTGTTCCAGTGTATTATGAAGACTGCAACGAAGAGGATTGTCCAAAACCAACTTATAAATGGATATTTATTATTGTTGGATTAGGAATATGCGTTGGTGTTTGCAGATATGACCAATGCATATATGGTCGTTCCTTACGAGAAAAACGAATTACTTTATGGATAACATTGAAAAGGTTTTGGTCAAACCTTTCAAACTATTGCTTAAAattgtatatttatttgtcGACTAAGAACAAAGGAAAAGGATATAGGCTTATCAAAAAACCTGCTTGACTTAGCCATGAAAGTTCCTACCTTTTCtttacaaacattgtaataGCCTGTAGTTTTATCAAGTAGTAACATCAACTACAGTTTTGAACAACTGCAGTTTTCATCCGCAAGATTTTCACATTGTCTATTCAATCTCGTGTCAAGTAACaagaaataacaaatattGACTAAATactgttcaaatattttttttgtagcAGGACTTAgatattgtttaaaaatatttgtactctTTTGCCTTTGTGTTTCTTATATCTACCTATTTCTTGCATGTTATAAATCACTtccaaaaaggaaaaaaagaaaagtaaagcgtaaaaaagaacaaaaagagTGTATCTGTTacagaaatttatttactttttatacgTACAGTATTTTCCCTTAGTTTAGTTTTAGCAAAGATAACAGTTCTTGACTAAAATGCAGAAAATGTAGGAGGTGTATTGAGTTTTCTAACAAACTTGAAGAAAAATGCTAAATTTTCGTTTAACTTATTTTATCAACCTTTTTATTATCGGTTTTATTTGAAGTGATTTTGATCTTGATTTCATTAGTTTATGTCGGGCCAGTTAATTGCAAAACACAAAAGAAATATGCTAAGAGGCTTCACCACTTTACTATTGTCTcttgcatttttgaaaaaactgcACTTTCTTGCAACAAATTTAACGTGAAACCATGATAGAATTGTCgtggtaaaaaatttgttaaaaaacaattgtttgatACTGAAACACAATAAAACGTATTTCTACTTTCTGTTGTTTCTTGGCTTAGCTCGTGCGGTGTAAGTATCGTATGCGCTCGCACGTGTGTGTGCATTTGTGCCTGTATGATTTAAAGGGATTTGCGACATACAACCTCGTGCTATAAGAAAGCATTTCAAGCGTAAAACTACGTATTGCTGTCCCATGACTCGAGTccatttttcttcattctCTGGCGCAACAATTTCAACAAACTCTTTCTCTTGGGGAATCCCCCATATTCTTTCCCAGCGCTGCATTTCCAACGACGTACATCAATCGAGTGTTGACATGCAAACCTACGAACAGCATTTGCAGTGAAAGGTCACAGCAGCGCGGGAAAGATTTAAACTGGTGAATAAATGCAGATGTTTCTGTTGTGGCTTTGCCGCGCTTGTTGGGTTGTTAGTGGAGTGTAACCGAGATTTGTGCAGACGAACTAAGGAAGCATTTTGGCAAGGTATCTAAGGCTCAACCACGTTTTGAAGAAGAGCAACAACGTAATTATCTTGCGCATCGTTAATAAACTGCAGAAGACATCGGCAGAAAAGAAGAGAAGAGGAGAaggaaaagaaagaaagacaGCAATGGAGGCAAAATGTGCTCAAAAATAACAAGTAGAGTCAGAAAATGTCAAGAATTCTGCTCAATTGTGTACGTCATGGTAGCCATATAGGCAGTACCATACTGTTCCTGGCGACCATTCTGGCCGTCTACTTAACCtgtcacaaaaaataaaagatccACAGAAGTATAGTCTACTTCAGAAAGAATGCTAAACAATATTCCTGTACAAAGAACCTGAGCATTTGTGTCAAACATATAATTCCAAAAATGCATAGCTCTATCGTCAAGTAAATTAAAGATAAACCGATGTGTTATGAGAAACGGAAAAACATGATTTTCCAAAGTCTTATTTATTGTCAGATAGGACAGAACTTTACCAAAACTGGGCGATTGGTTGCAAGGCATTATCCAAATTAATTACATCCTGTATTGCCATTGTTTTGGACTTGAGAGTTGTTTGCAAGTTGACAACAGCTATAAAATTTCGGATTGTGACAGCCATCGATGTCGTTGAAATAGTATTTTTTCTTGCATTGCTCCATGCAAAAGAGTTGGTGCTTCTAgaaaaaatgtataaaaatgACCACAAATGAACAATTGACTAATTGTTCAGTGAAATATAATGATGTCACATGCAAGAAAGTTAAACAATGTTTAGTGTTTTCTATGTAGGCCAAGTGCAAACAAAACTTTCTACTTATTGGTGTTTCGTATGCATAGTTAAAATTGATCAAGTTTAATCAAGTTTTGCTTGCCAGTTGAGgcatttactttttattcaAGTCAAGTCGGTCAGGGCGCCCATGGTGACAGATTACAATTTTATCGAtctaaaattgtttgcaaaattgatCATATGTTTGTAACACATTTATTAatacataaaatgtttgtattaCAGCTTAGGAATAGGAATTTGTagattaattacaaaatttgtctCAACATATGCGTTGGGGGTATGGCGTATGGGGTCTTAAATGTATAAGAGCAGTCCATACTATACAGCCATTCGAAATAAAACATGAACATGAAACTAATTGGCAATGGAGCTTTGAGCACGTGTAATATGTTAACATATCAGttacttttttgaatgatGTGTTTATGCAGTGTTAATCAAAGTtgaattactttttaaatGAGAGCAAAAATTATGGTTTTGATGCTTGCTGACGAGTAACCAATGTAACATCAGCGACACTCGCTTTCTCTATACGAGATGCCCTATGGAAGGTTTGTAATATATTGTCAGATATTTTAAGTGGGGATGTCTTAAGAGAAATTTTCAGAAAACGGGCTTTATTAAGGAGAAAGTCATTTacaattttgtcaaaaatgtcGTAGATTATTGCTTTCAAAAACTAATATTCCAAGCTGTCGCTGTttaaaaagtcattttttgagaaatgtttaaacaaaaactttttttaataaaaacgtgAGTACATCTTTTTTTCCATTTGAGTGAACCTATGCAACTTTGCAATTGAAATATACGATaatatgaaaatatatttgagAACCTGTGGGATAAACCTGCTATTTATACCAACTTTGTGTCCAAGACATGGAAAACGAGCATTTTTGAGACAAAATGTTATGCTAAAATGTTGCTTGTTGCGAAACAAAAGATGGCGGAGACTTTGGGAACAACATGTTGTTCAAAAACAAGTGTTTTGTGTTAACTCGAGGAAAGCAGGGTGAGCTTTCATACAAGCTATTTTTAGGACAATTTGAACTGAATTTGGACCATTGAGTTCGTGATAGCTAAATCAATGGTAGATCATTGTTTGAATAATGAGTCTTTACAGAAAGTAGTAGGGCCTGCAAAGCAGTTGCCAATAAGTCTTCAATAACACCCTAGAATAGAAGGCGGCAAAACTGctactttatttcaaaatatgtaTTCGGCCACAACATGCTAAATTATCTCATTGAAAAGCTATAATTGTTGAACAGAAGTGGTGTTATgttaaatcgtatttaatcATGGTGATGGCAGGTTTGAACAATTTTatgttgttgaaaaatatctcTTGAGCATTAATCACAAGTTCGTTAGAAAGATTTAGCCACATATTTGACTAAGTTTTATCCGAGTGTATTAATCACGCACACTGTAGAACGTAAAGGTATGTTGGGttaataaagtttaattttaaactataTGTACCTGTGAAGATATAGGTTGTTGTATGAAGCTTGAACAGGTGTGccttaattttatgtttacgTTATTCTTTCTGAATCTGCTTGTTATTGGGCCTTCGTAGATATCAACGTGGTGTGCTTTGTAGTTGTTTACAGTGATAAACTTAAATTTGCAATTGGCAATGGTGATCATTTGTTTGTAGAAATCTgtagatttttaaaaattttgtcttttccTTTGCCGAAGTTGCATACTTTTGAACTACAAGCAGTTTTTCACCCTgaataattgttttttattatgagCCCTGATACTTTTTCAGTTGTATAACTGTAACTTTATACGATTTAATAAGTTCACAAATTTATGACGAATGATTTAGTTTAAACAAATACATATATTGGAATGCTTACCAGCATTAAGAGAAATCTTTGTTCGTTGACAGCATTAAACATTCACTGCGTATTCATTCTGCAGAAAGTGATTTTTATTCAGGTCTGTCTttttaaacacaaataaaacgaTGCAGCTCTGCAGCGCCCTCTTCTTATTGATGTTGTTGACGTGGGAAGGAAGTGAAAGTTCACGCGAGGTCACATTGAGTTGTGGAGCAGATGACGCCATCACACGGGGGCCAATCGGAGCCCCTGGTAAGCGGGGATTTCTCGGGGAGCAAGGCATCCAGGGGTTTAAAGGAGATAAGGGGAACCCCGGTGAAAACGATGGTTGGATGGAAGCTGTCAATAGATTGGAAAGAAAAATATCCACTTTGGAGACTGAACTGCGAAGTAAAGGTACAACCAATTACAAGTAACCATCCTTTTGATCATTTATCAGAACAAGTTGAACAAACTTTACAAATAGGGTAATTGCCCTTTCCATATTCGtgttaatttgtttcaaagattTATCGActaaaaaagttaatgaatgaaacattGCATGGGCTCACATTTCAGAACAGGTCTTCAATCGTTTATTTCTTCAATAATAGATTGCGGCTATACAAGCCTCGGCTGCTGGCGAGATTGTGGCAGCAGAAGCGAAGATTGCGACATTCGCGCGATTCGATCACTCGAGGGCACTTCATCTATACTAGATGGTAACTACCACAGCCGTAGAAATTCCATCGAAAAATGTGCTAGCGTTGCCCGGGAGAGACGATACCCAGGATTCGCCGTTCAGGTACATTTGACGACGTTGTAAcagtaaacaaattttagtttaaaatcTTCCTAAATTTTCCGAGTTTGTTgctattacaaaaaaaatgttcacaGTACATTAACAGTGTTGGtacatttattaatttttctcACATTAATTTTGACAAGAATTTGAATCAGAAGAGCTGTGGTTTAAGAGTGTATAGTATTAGAAAATGTCATggcaaaattgaatttaattattaattgtttgaattacTTTGGGTAATTTTGTGCactaatctttttgttttgtcataatatcCG
The Clavelina lepadiformis chromosome 4, kaClaLepa1.1, whole genome shotgun sequence DNA segment above includes these coding regions:
- the LOC143452815 gene encoding spondin-1-like isoform X1, with translation MDDCEQCVPCGCCLFLVVVVLMGAFYTANKTPPSRLSIDDNDHFREVRQPVDCQVDYWGSWTSCSATCGIGTHQRNRGIIRYASYGGSSCPATWESKKCELRPCPRNCQVNDWTSWSDCSKSCGTGTRQRSREVIQQNDYNGKGCLELDEEIECNDRECPVHCEVGQWSNWSDCSTSCGLGSRHRTRLVIKENKYDGNECPSLKETADCNTGECPVNCLVGDWTTWNECSKSCGTGTRQRSREVIQQNDYNGKDCPELDEEIECNERECPVHCEVGQWSNWSDCSTSCGLGSRHRTRLVIKENKYDGNECPSLKETADCNTGECPVNCLVGDWTTWNECSKSCGTGTRQRSREVIQQNDYNGKDCPELDEEIECIERECPVHCEVGQWSNWSDCSTSCGLGSRHRTRRVIRENEYDGNECPSLKETANCNAGECPVNCLTGPWKAWEECTVSCGGGKRARYRDVIKKADYNGKACVPVYYEDCNEEDCPKPTYKWIFIIVGLGICVGVCRYDQCIYGRSLREKRITLWITLKRFWSNLSNYCLKLYIYLSTKNKGKGYRLIKKPA
- the LOC143452815 gene encoding spondin-1-like isoform X3 encodes the protein MDDCEQCVPCGCCLFLVVVVLMGAFYTANKTPPSRLSIDDNDHFREVRQPVDCQVDYWGSWTSCSATCGIGTHQRNRGIIRYASYGGSSCPATWESKKCELRPCPRNCQVNDWTSWSDCSKSCGTGTRQRSREVIQQNDYNGKGCLELDEEIECNDRECPVHCEVGDWTTWNECSKSCGTGTRQRSREVIQQNDYNGKDCPELDEEIECNERECPVHCEVGQWSNWSDCSTSCGLGSRHRTRLVIKENKYDGNECPSLKETADCNTGECPVNCLVGDWTTWNECSKSCGTGTRQRSREVIQQNDYNGKDCPELDEEIECIERECPVHCEVGQWSNWSDCSTSCGLGSRHRTRRVIRENEYDGNECPSLKETANCNAGECPVNCLTGPWKAWEECTVSCGGGKRARYRDVIKKADYNGKACVPVYYEDCNEEDCPKPTYKWIFIIVGLGICVGVCRYDQCIYGRSLREKRITLWITLKRFWSNLSNYCLKLYIYLSTKNKGKGYRLIKKPA
- the LOC143452815 gene encoding spondin-1-like isoform X5, translating into MDDCEQCVPCGCCLFLVVVVLMGAFYTANKTPPSRLSIDDNDHFREVRQPVDCQVDYWGSWTSCSATCGIGTHQRNRGIIRYASYGGSSCPATWESKKCELRPCPRNCQVNDWTSWSDCSKSCGTGTRQRSREVIQQNDYNGKGCLELDEEIECNDRECPVHCEVGQWSNWSDCSTSCGLGSRHRTRLVIKENKYDGNECPSLKETADCNTGECPVNCLVGDWTTWNECSKSCGTGTRQRSREVIQQNDYNGKDCPELDEEIECNERECPVHCEVGQWSNWSDCSTSCGLGSRHRTRLVIKENKYDGNECPSLKETADCNTGECPVNCLRTCRLAIGRLGMNAASHAEQEHVRGQERSSNKMITMEKTVPSWMRKLNALSVNVQCIVRRDLGKRGRNARSVVEGGKGQDTVTSSRKLITTEKHVFQCIMKTATKRIVQNQLINGYLLLLD
- the LOC143452815 gene encoding spondin-1-like isoform X2, with translation MDDCEQCVPCGCCLFLVVVVLMGAFYTANKTPPSRLSIDDNDHFREVRQPVDCQVDYWGSWTSCSATCGIGTHQRNRGIIRYASYGGSSCPATWESKKCELRPCPRNCQVNDWTSWSDCSKSCGTGTRQRSREVIQQNDYNGKGCLELDEEIECNDRECPVHCEVGQWSNWSDCSTSCGLGSRHRTRLVIKENKYDGNECPSLKETADCNTGECPVNCLVGDWTTWNECSKSCGTGTRQRSREVIQQNDYNGKDCPELDEEIECNERECPVHCEVGQWSNWSDCSTSCGLGSRHRTRLVIKENKYDGNECPSLKETADCNTGECPVNCLVGDWTTWNECSKSCGTGTRQRSREVIQQNDYNGKDCPELDEEIECIERECPVHCETGPWKAWEECTVSCGGGKRARYRDVIKKADYNGKACVPVYYEDCNEEDCPKPTYKWIFIIVGLGICVGVCRYDQCIYGRSLREKRITLWITLKRFWSNLSNYCLKLYIYLSTKNKGKGYRLIKKPA
- the LOC143452815 gene encoding spondin-1-like isoform X4; this translates as MDDCEQCVPCGCCLFLVVVVLMGAFYTANKTPPSRLSIDDNDHFREVRQPVDCQVDYWGSWTSCSATCGIGTHQRNRGIIRYASYGGSSCPATWESKKCELRPCPRNCQVNDWTSWSDCSKSCGTGTRQRSREVIQQNDYNGKGCLELDEEIECNDRECPVHCEVGQWSNWSDCSTSCGLGSRHRTRLVIKENKYDGNECPSLKETADCNTGECPVNCLVGDWTTWNECSKSCGTGTRQRSREVIQQNDYNGKDCPELDEEIECNERECPVHCEVGDWTTWNECSKSCGTGTRQRSREVIQQNDYNGKDCPELDEEIECIERECPVHCEVGQWSNWSDCSTSCGLGSRHRTRRVIRENEYDGNECPSLKETANCNAGECPVNCLTGPWKAWEECTVSCGGGKRARYRDVIKKADYNGKACVPVYYEDCNEEDCPKPTYKWIFIIVGLGICVGVCRYDQCIYGRSLREKRITLWITLKRFWSNLSNYCLKLYIYLSTKNKGKGYRLIKKPA
- the LOC143451917 gene encoding uncharacterized protein LOC143451917, whose amino-acid sequence is MQLCSALFLLMLLTWEGSESSREVTLSCGADDAITRGPIGAPGKRGFLGEQGIQGFKGDKGNPGENDGWMEAVNRLERKISTLETELRSKDCGYTSLGCWRDCGSRSEDCDIRAIRSLEGTSSILDGNYHSRRNSIEKCASVARERRYPGFAVQNGGQCFSSTSILSKYHRYGTQSNCGRDGEGGPSSNEVYSFNRC